In Ignavibacteriales bacterium, the following proteins share a genomic window:
- a CDS encoding cation diffusion facilitator family transporter, with amino-acid sequence MIDTLAVREKKNIALTSVFAAVVLTGMKLAVGLMTNSLGILSEAAHSGLDLLAAIITYVAVSVSDKPPDEDHQYGHGKMENVSAFFETILLLVTCGWIIWEAVERLTSNTVHVEANIWSFGVIVVSIVIDFSRSRALSQVAKKHHSQALEADALHFSSDIWSSLAVLAGLVCVSLGYSRIDSVAALAVAILVLFVSYRLGRRTIDALMDRVPEGLAQKVGESIKTAEGVEELRSMRVRGSGSRLFVDAIVGIRRTMPFDRAHRIMDDIEKAIHAVHPEADVTVHAEPMHGRDESMIDKVRMIVIEKGVGAPHNLEVHQSDGKYFIDFDVEYSKEKTFVEAHALAEEIEEQIRREIPSVQKVTIHLEEFLPDEGELTHATEEEKDLCLAIETLVLGDGRIRECTDITVLKHAPHLHVTLTCRLDSSKTLAEVHQIISQVESHLYQNFPQVRRFTIHAEPV; translated from the coding sequence ATGATTGACACACTGGCGGTTCGCGAGAAGAAGAACATAGCCCTCACGTCTGTCTTCGCTGCCGTGGTGTTGACCGGGATGAAGCTCGCTGTGGGCCTCATGACAAACAGCCTTGGCATACTTTCCGAGGCCGCCCACTCCGGGCTGGACCTTCTTGCCGCGATCATCACGTACGTTGCAGTGAGCGTGTCCGACAAACCTCCCGATGAGGACCATCAGTACGGTCACGGCAAGATGGAAAACGTATCGGCATTCTTCGAGACGATCCTTCTCCTCGTAACGTGTGGTTGGATAATCTGGGAAGCGGTTGAGCGGCTTACATCGAACACTGTGCATGTTGAAGCGAACATTTGGAGTTTTGGAGTCATTGTTGTCTCTATTGTTATCGATTTCAGCAGATCGAGAGCCCTGAGCCAGGTTGCAAAGAAGCATCACAGCCAGGCTCTGGAAGCTGATGCACTCCACTTTTCCAGCGATATCTGGTCATCGTTGGCGGTGCTCGCCGGCCTCGTCTGCGTTTCACTTGGATATTCGAGAATCGATTCGGTTGCGGCTTTGGCTGTCGCTATTCTTGTCCTCTTCGTCAGCTATCGGCTTGGAAGGCGCACGATCGACGCGCTGATGGACAGGGTTCCCGAGGGATTGGCACAGAAGGTGGGGGAATCGATTAAGACCGCCGAGGGTGTCGAGGAACTCCGTTCCATGCGCGTGCGGGGCTCCGGATCGCGTCTCTTTGTTGACGCCATAGTAGGCATCCGACGAACAATGCCGTTCGACAGAGCTCATCGAATCATGGATGACATCGAGAAAGCAATCCACGCGGTGCATCCGGAAGCCGATGTGACCGTTCACGCAGAGCCGATGCATGGACGGGACGAATCGATGATCGACAAGGTGAGGATGATTGTCATCGAGAAGGGGGTCGGGGCGCCCCACAACCTCGAAGTGCATCAATCGGATGGAAAGTACTTCATAGACTTCGACGTCGAGTACAGCAAAGAAAAAACATTCGTCGAGGCCCACGCATTGGCAGAAGAAATTGAAGAGCAGATTCGGCGGGAAATTCCCTCGGTTCAAAAAGTGACGATTCACCTCGAGGAGTTTCTTCCTGACGAAGGGGAGCTCACGCATGCGACCGAGGAGGAGAAGGATCTTTGCCTGGCGATTGAGACCCTTGTTCTCGGCGATGGGCGGATTCGCGAATGCACCGATATCACGGTGTTGAAGCACGCACCGCATCTTCACGTCACACTGACTTGCAGGCTCGACAGCTCGAAGACGCTGGCCGAAGTGCACCAGATCATTTCGCAGGTTGAGTCGCATCTCTATCAGAACTTCCCGCAGGTGAGGCGCTTCACGATCCACGCTGAACCCGTGTAG
- a CDS encoding M15 family metallopeptidase, whose translation MRHRSVHNRASARLALLLLIWMQWVCPVQNQAAAFQASVSFSPERKPSDVPVQWKGLIGEYTRNNETMSVFEKDGVLYLLKDTGSPCRLRPDGTDRFEVLPAETNGNRACVVRRNAAGFAVSLEVHPSVFQRVFYGGETGTSFRIKPLKPADVLRREALLAPPPRENGTFRKSELVELTLLDSTIHLDIRYATTDNFMGEKFYSQARAFLQRPGAEALIRAHRSLRGMGYGLLIHDAYRPWYVTKMFWDATPTEQKDFVADPAKGSRHNRGCAVDLSLYDLKTGKVVEMVCGYDEFSRRAYPGYPGGTTLQRWHRQLLRTAMEAEGFKVFEVEWWHFDFGDWRSYPIGTLTFEEIQ comes from the coding sequence ATGAGACACCGCAGCGTCCATAATCGCGCGTCTGCTCGCCTCGCTCTCCTCCTCTTGATCTGGATGCAATGGGTGTGTCCCGTCCAGAACCAGGCGGCGGCCTTCCAAGCGTCCGTCAGCTTTTCTCCGGAGCGCAAGCCATCAGACGTCCCTGTGCAATGGAAGGGACTCATCGGAGAGTACACGCGTAACAATGAAACGATGTCTGTCTTCGAAAAAGACGGGGTGTTGTATCTCTTGAAAGATACCGGCAGTCCGTGCCGGTTGCGGCCGGATGGAACAGACCGCTTCGAGGTTCTTCCTGCGGAGACAAACGGGAACAGAGCCTGCGTCGTTCGGCGCAACGCAGCAGGATTTGCCGTCTCGCTGGAAGTGCATCCGTCGGTGTTCCAGCGCGTTTTCTATGGCGGGGAAACCGGAACTTCGTTTCGCATCAAGCCACTCAAACCTGCAGATGTGTTGCGGAGAGAAGCTCTGCTCGCTCCGCCGCCGCGGGAAAACGGAACCTTCAGGAAATCCGAGCTTGTTGAACTGACACTTCTTGATTCTACGATCCATCTTGACATCAGGTATGCAACAACAGATAATTTCATGGGAGAGAAATTCTATTCGCAGGCGAGAGCGTTCTTGCAGCGGCCGGGGGCTGAGGCGCTCATCCGGGCACATCGGTCGCTCCGGGGCATGGGGTATGGCCTGCTCATCCACGACGCGTATCGCCCTTGGTACGTGACGAAGATGTTCTGGGATGCTACGCCAACAGAACAGAAGGATTTTGTTGCAGATCCGGCGAAGGGCTCCCGCCATAACCGCGGCTGTGCAGTGGATCTGTCACTGTATGATCTCAAAACCGGCAAGGTGGTCGAAATGGTCTGCGGGTATGATGAGTTCTCACGCCGGGCTTACCCGGGCTACCCTGGGGGAACGACGCTGCAGCGATGGCATCGACAACTGCTCAGAACGGCGATGGAGGCGGAAGGGTTCAAGGTATTCGAAGTGGAATGGTGGCACTTTGATTTCGGAGATTGGCGGAGTTATCCGATCGGGACCCTCACATTCGAGGAGATCCAATGA
- a CDS encoding alpha/beta hydrolase family protein → MKKNFSAVFSSALIVFTIFFTSGALAQPIVRVDSFFMPSLGRTKKISVLLPAAYDPIKRYPVLYLLHGYTGGHEDWWKKTKLREYIKDIPMIVVMPDGENSWYVNSFTEPNDQFESYVVKDLPHYVQTMYSIDSTRQGIAGLSMGGYGALMVSLRHPSRYGFVGSLSGAIAFPRGMNDTTRAPERALLPSLKRAFGEKTSGFRNAHDVFLLYRQTSKDSLPYIYTSIGIQDGYRTFLPAHRAFTDLLRTYGAAYEYHETQGGHNWQFWDKEIQPLLLRMREILKF, encoded by the coding sequence ATGAAAAAAAACTTCTCTGCCGTATTTTCTTCAGCGCTGATCGTCTTCACGATCTTCTTCACATCGGGTGCCTTGGCACAACCGATTGTCCGGGTCGATAGTTTCTTCATGCCAAGTCTTGGAAGAACGAAGAAGATCTCGGTGTTACTCCCCGCAGCCTATGACCCCATAAAACGGTATCCCGTTCTATATTTGTTGCACGGCTACACCGGTGGGCACGAAGACTGGTGGAAGAAGACGAAGCTCCGTGAGTACATCAAAGACATTCCCATGATTGTCGTGATGCCGGACGGGGAGAATTCATGGTATGTCAACTCATTCACCGAACCGAACGACCAGTTTGAAAGCTATGTGGTGAAGGACCTTCCTCACTACGTGCAAACGATGTATTCGATTGATTCGACGCGTCAGGGAATTGCAGGGCTCTCGATGGGAGGATACGGCGCACTCATGGTAAGCCTCAGACATCCATCCCGATACGGTTTTGTGGGCTCTCTCTCCGGAGCCATCGCTTTTCCCAGAGGGATGAATGACACGACCCGGGCGCCGGAGCGCGCACTGTTGCCGAGCCTGAAGCGGGCGTTCGGGGAAAAGACGAGCGGTTTCCGGAACGCGCATGATGTCTTTCTCCTCTACCGGCAGACATCGAAAGATTCTTTGCCGTACATTTACACATCCATTGGGATACAGGACGGATACAGAACGTTCCTTCCCGCACACCGAGCGTTTACAGATCTGCTCCGGACATATGGAGCAGCTTACGAATACCATGAAACGCAGGGGGGGCACAACTGGCAGTTCTGGGACAAAGAAATCCAGCCGCTCTTGCTCCGAATGCGTGAAATCTTGAAATTCTGA
- a CDS encoding VWA domain-containing protein: MPDLDLTTSYHVVLLLLAAVAAGLLAVFVYRFTVPPVSRGVRGTLMGVRGLGLFLLFLLIGEPLLSLVSHRTERPVLAVLIDQSRSMTIRDKSGDRKETLLTTLTSPDLRKVDGNSELLYGVFDTKLHLLQSFAKDSVSFTGEGTDIGGALKQLREQTSERNIQGVLIISDGNSTGGSSPLFEAEESGLPVFTVGIGDTSEPHDVMVQKALANNITYVGNKVPVNATLKSSGMNNERVEVTLLEGGKTLDRKTIQLEPGTREYDVPLSFVPDLDGTKKITVEVSQLPGEVSAQNNRSSFYMKVLKSKMRVVLIAGAPSADVAAIRRALQDDPNIEVKTFIERGNGQFYEGVLSDQDVRPAECVVLVGYPGPQSSVSAIQTVATAAGSGKGMLFVLSRTTDLRKLQMLQSVLPFNIPARPGEETQTFLAAAENQRNNPILRVSSSLDVWGKLPPSFTMDEPFRSKPEGVVLATVRVQSSPGTEPLMISRNVNRSKSLAILCYGLWRWKSYSDGIPGAERILENLFSNSVRWLVTRDDEKPVQIRPSKEMFAGSEPVEFTAQVYDETYRPLGDAEVSLSVSQKGQASQLTLSSLGNGRFEGAFDPLPEGDYTYTARATEGGRQLGEERGSFSVGGLNVEFQETRANKLLLQQISARTGGRYFESGDLGQLAEDLTSLRNFRPKDVTAARQFELWNRTWMLGAVVALFAVEWFLRKKHGML; the protein is encoded by the coding sequence ATGCCAGATCTTGATCTTACGACATCCTACCACGTTGTCCTTCTCCTGCTCGCGGCGGTGGCGGCTGGCTTGCTGGCGGTCTTCGTGTACCGATTCACCGTGCCTCCGGTTTCCCGCGGTGTGCGAGGCACCCTCATGGGGGTGCGTGGACTCGGACTGTTCCTGCTTTTCCTCCTCATTGGCGAGCCGCTCCTTTCTCTCGTCTCGCACCGTACTGAAAGACCCGTGTTGGCAGTCCTGATCGATCAATCCCGAAGCATGACGATCCGGGATAAGAGCGGGGACAGAAAAGAGACTCTCCTCACTACTCTTACATCGCCCGATCTCAGGAAGGTCGATGGAAACAGTGAACTTCTGTATGGAGTGTTCGACACGAAACTGCATCTCCTACAGTCCTTCGCCAAAGATTCCGTTTCATTCACAGGAGAAGGGACCGATATCGGCGGCGCCCTGAAGCAGTTGAGGGAACAAACGTCGGAGAGAAATATTCAGGGAGTGCTCATCATCAGCGACGGCAATTCGACCGGCGGGTCCAGTCCGCTGTTCGAGGCCGAAGAGTCAGGGTTGCCGGTCTTCACGGTCGGCATCGGCGACACCAGTGAGCCGCATGATGTGATGGTACAAAAGGCCCTCGCGAACAACATCACGTACGTGGGAAACAAGGTGCCGGTGAACGCGACGTTGAAAAGCTCGGGTATGAACAATGAGCGCGTTGAAGTGACTCTGCTCGAGGGGGGGAAGACCCTTGACCGCAAGACAATACAACTGGAACCCGGCACACGCGAGTACGATGTACCCCTCTCATTTGTTCCTGACCTGGACGGAACGAAGAAAATTACTGTCGAGGTTTCGCAGCTGCCGGGCGAAGTCAGCGCTCAGAACAACAGATCTTCGTTCTACATGAAAGTCCTGAAGAGCAAGATGCGGGTTGTTCTCATCGCCGGCGCGCCCAGCGCGGATGTGGCAGCTATCCGGCGCGCGCTTCAGGATGATCCTAATATAGAAGTCAAAACGTTCATCGAACGCGGCAATGGACAGTTCTATGAAGGGGTGCTGTCTGACCAGGATGTGCGTCCGGCCGAATGCGTTGTGCTCGTGGGGTACCCGGGTCCACAAAGTTCGGTGTCGGCGATCCAGACGGTGGCTACAGCGGCTGGCAGCGGAAAAGGAATGCTGTTTGTCCTCAGCCGAACGACAGATCTTCGGAAACTGCAGATGCTCCAGAGTGTTCTTCCCTTCAACATTCCCGCCCGACCCGGAGAGGAAACACAGACCTTTCTCGCCGCAGCGGAAAACCAACGCAACAATCCGATTCTCCGTGTCTCTTCGTCGTTGGATGTGTGGGGCAAGCTTCCCCCCTCGTTCACAATGGATGAGCCGTTCCGTTCGAAGCCCGAGGGTGTTGTTCTCGCTACGGTCCGGGTCCAGTCGTCCCCGGGGACTGAGCCGCTCATGATCAGCCGGAATGTGAACCGGTCGAAATCTCTTGCGATCCTCTGCTACGGATTGTGGCGGTGGAAAAGTTATTCCGACGGTATCCCGGGAGCGGAGCGAATACTGGAGAACCTTTTCAGCAACAGTGTCCGCTGGCTTGTAACTCGCGATGACGAGAAGCCGGTACAGATTCGTCCGTCAAAAGAAATGTTCGCGGGATCAGAACCGGTGGAATTCACAGCTCAGGTGTATGACGAAACCTACCGTCCCCTCGGTGATGCGGAAGTCTCTCTCTCAGTCTCGCAGAAGGGGCAGGCGAGTCAGCTGACGCTCTCGTCGCTGGGAAACGGTCGGTTCGAGGGGGCGTTCGACCCTCTTCCGGAAGGGGACTACACGTATACAGCCCGGGCAACGGAGGGAGGCCGGCAGCTTGGCGAAGAACGCGGCTCCTTTTCGGTCGGTGGATTGAACGTGGAGTTCCAGGAGACGAGAGCGAACAAGCTTCTCTTGCAGCAAATCTCTGCACGGACGGGGGGGCGCTACTTTGAGAGCGGCGATTTGGGTCAGCTCGCAGAGGATTTGACCTCCCTGCGGAATTTCCGCCCAAAAGATGTGACTGCCGCCCGCCAATTTGAACTCTGGAACAGAACCTGGATGCTCGGTGCGGTGGTGGCGCTGTTCGCTGTGGAATGGTTCTTGCGAAAAAAACACGGAATGCTCTAA
- a CDS encoding S8 family serine peptidase: protein MRRAASRLILFSWQRQTPTWNVRGVTVFLPVVVLSFCLNFTTAAQPQRCWITLRDRGPSVTLTKANPASLGITERALWRRSKVLPADRLIDELDLPPEQSYLEQLRSRGVVVRSASRWLNAVSAELTDAQRSSVATLPFVASVSPVPVFFKQQQESVPLLQGPMLKKESIAGIDYGESFAQLNALKVPDVHSRGFTGTGVIIGVLDDGFNAHRTHPALKNLKIIAEYDFVQRDSNTSRSPGEYSTQGNHGASTLSEIGGFFNGRLVGVAYGASFMLAKTEIDSVEIQLEEDLYVEALEWMERRGVDITSSSLGYSDWYKWSDMNGKTATTSRAASIAARKGVLVVTAMGNSGGATIRRTDGQLALDAPADADSILAVGATFADGPLASFSLTGPTYDGRTKPEVVAPGINDFAVSGDSDYTPYFTGTSAATPLAAGVAALVLSANLDLTPMQVRARLLSTTQKYADGSAKTQSYPNNYYGWGLLDASKAVGGSGGGSVPAEFVLRNNYPNPFNGSTTIIVDAPGEQVIDVAVYDLLGRRVRTLYKGKSRTGTNFFEWNDGLNDSGTRVSSGVYICRLATYGFTGSRKILYIK, encoded by the coding sequence ATGAGAAGAGCGGCAAGTCGGTTGATACTGTTCAGCTGGCAGAGGCAAACTCCGACCTGGAACGTTCGCGGCGTCACGGTATTCCTTCCTGTTGTTGTTCTCTCATTCTGTCTCAACTTCACGACCGCCGCGCAACCGCAGCGATGTTGGATAACATTGCGCGATCGCGGGCCTTCGGTCACCCTCACGAAAGCAAATCCCGCTTCGCTGGGGATCACCGAACGGGCTCTTTGGAGACGGAGCAAGGTGCTTCCAGCGGATCGTCTCATCGATGAGCTCGATCTTCCTCCCGAGCAGTCGTACCTCGAACAATTGCGTTCACGTGGCGTCGTGGTCAGATCTGCCTCGCGATGGCTCAATGCGGTTTCAGCCGAGCTCACAGATGCCCAGCGCTCCTCGGTTGCCACACTCCCGTTCGTAGCCTCCGTGTCACCCGTCCCTGTCTTTTTCAAACAGCAGCAGGAATCAGTGCCTCTCCTTCAGGGTCCTATGTTGAAGAAGGAATCGATCGCCGGCATCGACTACGGAGAATCGTTTGCCCAGTTGAACGCGCTCAAAGTGCCGGATGTGCACTCTCGCGGTTTCACGGGAACGGGGGTGATCATCGGGGTTCTGGATGACGGTTTCAACGCTCACCGAACGCACCCTGCGCTGAAGAATCTCAAGATCATTGCTGAGTACGACTTTGTGCAGCGCGATTCGAATACTTCGCGTTCACCCGGGGAGTATTCCACACAAGGGAACCATGGTGCCTCGACGCTTTCTGAGATCGGAGGATTCTTCAACGGCCGCCTCGTCGGTGTTGCCTACGGAGCATCGTTCATGCTCGCGAAAACAGAAATCGACAGCGTCGAAATCCAGTTGGAGGAGGATCTCTACGTCGAAGCCCTTGAATGGATGGAGCGTCGCGGCGTGGATATAACCTCCAGCTCTCTGGGCTACTCCGATTGGTACAAGTGGTCGGATATGAATGGGAAAACGGCAACGACATCGAGAGCAGCGAGCATCGCAGCAAGGAAAGGTGTGCTTGTTGTGACGGCCATGGGAAACAGCGGCGGCGCAACGATCCGGAGGACAGATGGGCAACTTGCCCTGGATGCCCCCGCCGATGCCGACAGCATCCTCGCGGTCGGAGCGACGTTTGCAGATGGCCCGCTGGCATCGTTTAGTCTTACGGGTCCCACATATGACGGGCGGACCAAGCCGGAAGTCGTGGCTCCGGGAATAAACGATTTTGCGGTAAGCGGAGACTCAGACTACACGCCGTATTTCACCGGCACGTCAGCGGCGACACCTCTGGCGGCCGGCGTCGCAGCGCTGGTGCTCTCTGCAAACCTTGACCTCACGCCTATGCAGGTCCGGGCCCGTCTGCTCAGCACAACCCAGAAATACGCTGACGGAAGCGCGAAAACCCAATCGTATCCGAACAACTACTACGGCTGGGGTCTTCTTGATGCGTCAAAGGCTGTAGGAGGCTCGGGGGGCGGGAGCGTTCCCGCAGAATTCGTTCTCCGAAACAACTATCCGAATCCCTTCAACGGCTCGACGACGATCATCGTCGACGCCCCGGGCGAGCAGGTGATCGACGTGGCAGTCTATGATCTTCTCGGCCGGCGCGTGCGGACTCTTTACAAAGGAAAATCCCGCACGGGGACGAATTTCTTCGAATGGAACGATGGTCTGAACGACAGCGGCACGCGTGTGTCCAGCGGCGTCTACATCTGCCGCCTCGCTACCTACGGATTCACGGGCTCTCGAAAGATCCTGTACATCAAATAG
- a CDS encoding MoxR family ATPase: protein MNDVKVVSELSKAYSDIRSEIAKVIVGQDRVIEHLLIALLSRGHCLLIGVPGLAKTLLIKTLSEALDLRFSRIQFTPDLMPSDITGTEIIEENVGTGQKAFKFVQGPVFANIILADEINRTPPKTQAALLESMQEHHVTAAGQTYALQEPFFVLATQNPIEQEGTYPLPEAQLDRFMFNLWLDYPSFNEEVAIVKSTTSPYKPDLKRILSAKEIIEFQDLVRRVPVADNVIEYAVTLVDRTRPTVASAPSFIKNWIRWGAGPRASQYLILGAKTRAILSGRHTPDINDVKVLAAPVLRHRIVTSFNAEAEGVSAIQIIERLVSESGS from the coding sequence ATGAACGACGTCAAAGTTGTTTCCGAACTCTCCAAAGCCTATTCCGATATCCGGTCTGAGATCGCCAAGGTCATTGTCGGACAGGACAGGGTGATCGAACATCTCCTGATCGCGCTCCTTTCGCGGGGTCACTGCCTGCTGATTGGGGTACCAGGCCTCGCCAAAACCCTCCTGATCAAAACGCTCTCGGAAGCATTGGACCTCAGGTTCAGCCGCATCCAGTTCACGCCGGATCTGATGCCGAGCGATATTACCGGCACCGAGATCATTGAGGAGAATGTGGGGACTGGACAGAAGGCGTTCAAATTCGTTCAGGGTCCCGTCTTCGCGAACATCATTCTCGCAGATGAAATCAACCGCACGCCTCCGAAGACCCAGGCCGCACTCCTGGAGTCGATGCAGGAGCACCACGTAACCGCCGCCGGGCAGACGTACGCGCTCCAGGAACCGTTCTTCGTCCTGGCGACACAAAACCCGATCGAGCAGGAGGGAACCTATCCCCTGCCCGAGGCACAGCTCGACCGTTTCATGTTCAACCTCTGGCTTGACTATCCCTCCTTCAATGAGGAGGTCGCCATCGTGAAGTCAACGACGAGCCCCTACAAGCCCGATTTGAAACGCATACTTAGTGCCAAGGAAATAATCGAATTTCAGGATCTTGTTCGCCGCGTTCCGGTGGCAGACAATGTCATCGAATACGCTGTCACGCTCGTAGATCGGACGCGCCCCACGGTAGCCTCGGCTCCGTCCTTCATCAAGAATTGGATTAGATGGGGAGCCGGACCACGGGCTTCACAGTATCTCATCCTCGGGGCAAAGACCCGTGCGATTCTCTCGGGCCGGCATACACCCGATATCAACGATGTCAAAGTTCTGGCTGCTCCGGTGCTCCGACACCGGATTGTGACAAGCTTCAACGCCGAGGCGGAGGGTGTGTCTGCAATTCAAATTATCGAAAGACTCGTGAGTGAGTCTGGATCGTGA
- a CDS encoding peptidylprolyl isomerase, which translates to MKGRQPSVLPHVVWAIVVVLSMTSSLAAQTAVDRIVAVVDKEIITESDLQERISYIALQNRVDPKTPGLRKQILDGLIADKLVLAQAIIDSINVTDEEVMRMLDQQFQNFVRQAGSEKQLEQIYGKPVARMKREYKPEMRKQLLIQRVRQQREANIQIARREAEEFYASYRDSLPKVPEELDLSHIFIVPKPDSSLEVQTRQKLNAFRDSIVAGGDFADFARRYSQDGSATGGGDLGWAKRGVVFVPEFEQAVFALKEKEVSPVVKTEFGYHLIQLLERRGESVHARHILLRTEKGPISDTAAVVRLREIRDRALKGEAFAELARKYSEDDDTKALGGDLGTVAVDQLEAEFAPVVKGLNAGEISQPHRVSLKASYGYQIVLLKKRTQPHAVNLTDDYKRVEQMALYMKRNRLNSEWIEELKKSIYWEPRL; encoded by the coding sequence ATGAAGGGACGACAACCATCAGTTTTGCCGCACGTTGTTTGGGCCATCGTTGTAGTGCTTTCGATGACGAGCAGCCTTGCCGCGCAGACAGCCGTCGATCGTATTGTGGCGGTCGTCGACAAGGAGATCATCACAGAGTCGGACCTCCAGGAGCGGATTTCGTACATCGCTCTACAAAATCGAGTGGATCCGAAAACTCCCGGCTTACGAAAGCAAATCCTCGACGGGTTGATCGCGGATAAGCTCGTGCTGGCCCAGGCAATTATCGACAGCATCAACGTCACGGACGAAGAGGTCATGAGGATGCTCGATCAGCAGTTCCAGAATTTTGTCCGGCAGGCGGGATCCGAGAAGCAACTCGAACAGATCTACGGAAAGCCGGTTGCAAGGATGAAGCGCGAATACAAACCGGAGATGCGCAAGCAGCTGCTCATTCAACGCGTGCGCCAGCAGCGTGAGGCGAATATTCAGATCGCGAGGCGGGAAGCGGAGGAATTCTACGCGTCCTATAGAGATAGTCTGCCGAAAGTACCCGAGGAGCTCGACCTGAGTCACATCTTCATTGTGCCGAAACCGGATTCTTCGCTGGAAGTGCAAACGCGTCAGAAGCTCAATGCGTTTCGTGACAGCATCGTCGCCGGCGGAGACTTCGCCGACTTTGCACGCCGGTATTCACAGGATGGAAGCGCGACGGGCGGCGGCGACCTCGGTTGGGCAAAGCGCGGCGTGGTATTTGTCCCCGAGTTTGAACAAGCTGTGTTCGCCCTCAAAGAGAAAGAAGTTTCCCCTGTGGTCAAGACGGAGTTCGGGTATCACCTGATTCAATTGCTCGAGCGCAGAGGTGAATCCGTTCATGCCAGGCATATCCTGTTGCGTACAGAAAAAGGACCGATCAGCGACACGGCCGCAGTCGTCAGACTGCGCGAGATACGGGATCGTGCTCTGAAGGGAGAAGCGTTTGCCGAGCTTGCCCGTAAGTACTCTGAAGATGATGATACAAAAGCTCTTGGCGGCGACCTCGGAACTGTCGCTGTCGATCAACTCGAGGCCGAGTTCGCGCCTGTCGTCAAAGGTCTCAACGCGGGAGAGATCAGTCAGCCCCATCGAGTGTCGCTCAAAGCTTCGTACGGATACCAAATTGTCCTGCTCAAGAAACGTACGCAGCCGCATGCCGTCAATCTCACCGATGACTATAAGCGCGTTGAACAGATGGCGCTGTACATGAAACGCAATCGGCTGAACAGCGAGTGGATCGAGGAGCTTAAAAAGAGTATCTACTGGGAGCCGCGCCTCTAA